In Xanthomonas sacchari, a genomic segment contains:
- a CDS encoding threonine dehydratase, with the protein MSDAAAPAQEPDVPHVAVSVADVLAAQARLRRYLSPTPVHYAERFGVWLKLENLQRTGSYKVRGALNALLAGLERGDERAVICASAGNHAQGVAWAAHRLGVQAITVMPHGAPQTKIAGVAHWGATVRQHGNSYDEAFAFARDLADQNGYRFLSAFDDPDVIAGQGTVGIELAAHAPDVVIVPIGGGGLASGVALALRSQGVRVVGAQVEGVDSMARAIRGDVRAVDPVPTLADGVKVKIPGFITRRLCASLLDDVVIVREAELRETLVRLALEEHVIAEGAGALALAAGRRVAGKRKCAVVSGGNIDAGVLATLLSEVRPRPPRKPRRRAAERLRSQRPAPPAPARIASSPHPNPPATAAVEEPIW; encoded by the coding sequence ATGTCTGATGCCGCCGCGCCTGCCCAGGAACCCGACGTACCCCACGTCGCCGTCAGCGTGGCCGACGTGCTGGCCGCGCAGGCGCGGCTGCGCCGCTATCTGTCGCCGACGCCGGTGCATTACGCCGAGCGCTTCGGCGTGTGGCTGAAGCTGGAAAACCTGCAGCGCACCGGCTCCTACAAGGTCCGCGGCGCGCTCAATGCGCTGCTGGCCGGACTGGAACGCGGCGACGAGCGCGCGGTGATCTGCGCCTCGGCCGGCAATCACGCCCAGGGCGTGGCCTGGGCCGCGCACCGCCTGGGCGTGCAGGCGATCACGGTGATGCCGCACGGCGCGCCGCAGACCAAGATCGCCGGCGTCGCGCACTGGGGCGCCACCGTGCGCCAGCACGGCAACAGCTACGACGAGGCCTTCGCCTTCGCCCGCGACCTGGCCGACCAGAACGGCTACCGCTTCCTGTCCGCCTTCGACGACCCGGACGTGATCGCCGGCCAGGGCACCGTCGGCATCGAACTGGCCGCGCACGCCCCGGACGTGGTGATCGTGCCGATCGGCGGCGGCGGCCTGGCCTCCGGCGTGGCCCTGGCGCTGCGCTCGCAGGGCGTACGCGTGGTCGGCGCCCAGGTCGAAGGCGTGGATTCGATGGCGCGGGCGATCCGCGGCGACGTCCGCGCCGTGGACCCGGTGCCCACCCTGGCCGACGGCGTCAAGGTTAAAATCCCCGGGTTCATCACCCGCCGGCTGTGCGCCAGCCTGCTCGACGACGTGGTGATCGTGCGCGAGGCGGAACTGCGCGAGACGCTGGTCCGCCTGGCGCTGGAGGAGCACGTCATCGCCGAGGGCGCCGGCGCGCTGGCCCTGGCGGCCGGGCGCCGCGTCGCCGGCAAGCGCAAGTGCGCGGTGGTGTCCGGTGGCAACATCGACGCCGGCGTGCTGGCGACGCTGCTGTCGGAGGTGCGCCCGCGCCCGCCGCGCAAGCCGCGCCGCCGCGCCGCCGAGCGACTTCGCAGCCAACGTCCCGCCCCGCCCGCTCCCGCCCGCATCGCGTCGTCCCCGCATCCCAATCCGCCAGCCACCGCCGCCGTAGAGGAACCCATCTGGTGA
- the leuD gene encoding 3-isopropylmalate dehydratase small subunit encodes MAGFATLTSRSVVLRQTNIDTDQIIPARFLSTTERAGLGRHAFNDWRWQADGTPNPEFAFNQAHNAGRQILLAGRNFGCGSSREHAPWALTDLGLRAIVSSEIADIFRNNSLKNGLLPIVLAEDDVQTLMQRPDDELTVDVAARELRTPDGRVYAFPLDAFSQTCLLEGVDEMGYLLLRQPDIERYEATHAR; translated from the coding sequence ATGGCCGGCTTCGCCACCCTCACCTCGCGCAGCGTGGTGCTGCGCCAGACCAACATCGACACCGACCAGATCATCCCGGCGCGGTTCCTGTCCACCACCGAGCGCGCCGGTCTCGGCCGCCACGCCTTCAACGACTGGCGCTGGCAGGCCGACGGCACGCCGAACCCGGAGTTCGCCTTCAACCAGGCGCACAACGCCGGCCGCCAGATCCTGCTGGCCGGGCGCAACTTCGGCTGCGGCTCCTCGCGCGAGCATGCGCCGTGGGCGCTGACCGACCTGGGCCTGCGCGCCATCGTCAGCAGCGAGATCGCCGACATCTTCCGCAACAACAGTCTCAAGAACGGCCTGCTGCCGATCGTGCTGGCCGAGGACGACGTGCAGACGCTGATGCAGCGCCCGGACGATGAACTGACCGTGGACGTGGCCGCGCGCGAACTGCGCACGCCCGACGGCCGCGTCTATGCGTTCCCGCTGGACGCGTTCTCGCAGACCTGCCTGCTCGAGGGCGTGGACGAGATGGGCTACCTGTTGCTGCGCCAACCCGACATCGAACGCTACGAGGCCACCCATGCACGCTGA
- the leuB gene encoding 3-isopropylmalate dehydrogenase: protein MHADIVVLPGDGIGPEVAAAAVAVLRAVAARHGHDFQFQEHDIGGIAIDRHGEPLPAATLSACQRADAVLLGAVGGPKWSDPNAKVRPEQGLLAIRRGLGLFANLRPVKPHPAALDASPIKPHLLQGVDIVVVRELTGGIYFGDKTRSPSDASDLCRYTVAEIERVLRSAFRLAQQRRNHVVSVDKANVLETSRLWRDVAARIGREEFPDVRLEHQLVDSMAMHLLAKPREYDVIVTENMFGDILTDEASMLAGSLGLLPSASLGDGRIGLYEPIHGSAPDIAGKGIANPYATILSAALLLRHSLGLEAEAAAIEQAVGAALDAQAFTADLAAPGQGISTEAATQAVLQRLHG from the coding sequence ATGCACGCTGACATCGTCGTCCTGCCCGGCGACGGCATCGGTCCGGAAGTCGCCGCCGCCGCGGTCGCGGTGCTGCGCGCCGTGGCCGCGCGCCACGGCCACGACTTCCAGTTCCAGGAACACGACATCGGCGGCATCGCCATCGACCGCCACGGCGAGCCGCTGCCGGCGGCGACGCTGAGCGCCTGCCAGCGCGCCGACGCGGTGCTGCTGGGCGCGGTCGGCGGACCGAAGTGGTCCGACCCCAACGCCAAGGTGCGCCCCGAGCAGGGCCTGCTGGCGATCCGCCGCGGCCTGGGCCTGTTCGCCAACCTGCGCCCGGTCAAGCCGCACCCGGCGGCGCTGGACGCCTCGCCGATCAAGCCGCACCTGCTGCAGGGCGTGGACATCGTGGTGGTGCGCGAACTCACCGGCGGCATCTATTTCGGCGACAAGACCCGCAGCCCCAGCGACGCCAGCGACCTGTGCCGCTACACCGTCGCGGAGATCGAACGGGTGCTGCGCAGCGCGTTCCGCCTGGCGCAGCAGCGCCGCAACCACGTCGTCTCGGTGGACAAGGCCAACGTGCTGGAGACCTCGCGGCTATGGCGCGACGTGGCCGCGCGGATCGGCCGCGAGGAATTCCCGGACGTGCGCCTGGAGCACCAACTGGTCGATTCGATGGCCATGCACCTGCTGGCCAAGCCGCGCGAGTACGACGTGATCGTCACCGAGAACATGTTCGGCGACATCCTCACCGACGAGGCCTCGATGCTGGCCGGCTCGCTGGGGCTGCTGCCGTCGGCCTCGCTGGGCGACGGCCGCATCGGCCTGTACGAGCCCATCCACGGCTCGGCGCCGGACATCGCCGGCAAGGGCATCGCCAATCCCTACGCGACCATCCTCAGCGCGGCGTTGCTGCTGCGCCACTCGCTGGGCCTGGAAGCCGAAGCCGCGGCGATCGAGCAGGCCGTCGGTGCCGCGCTCGACGCGCAGGCGTTCACCGCCGATCTCGCCGCGCCCGGCCAGGGCATCTCCACCGAGGCCGCCACGCAGGCGGTGCTGCAGCGCCTGCACGGCTGA
- a CDS encoding 2-isopropylmalate synthase, whose protein sequence is MNTSASSQTPRIRIFDTTLRDGEQSPGCSMTPPQKLVMARALAELGVDIIETGFPASSQSDREAMALIGRELRTPTLAVLSRCLAADIETSARALEAAANPRLHVFLSTSPLHREHKLRMSREQVLESVRKHVALARQYVDDVEFSAEDATRTEEDFLAEVASVAIAAGATTINLPDTVGFTTPEEIRGMFARIIANVPGADRVVFSTHCHNDLGLAVANSLAAVEGGARQVECTINGIGERAGNCALEEITMALKVRNAFYELDTAIHTPRIVATSQLLQRLVGMPVQRNKAIVGGNAFAHESGIHQHGMLRHRGTYEIMRPEDVGWESSQMVLGRHSGRAAVEQRLRALGYVLDEAELNIAFEAFKALCEQQRVVNDADLQAMMQDAPESQGYRLSSMTVSDRGQRASAQVELSDPDGQRVSEHAEGDGPVDALFAALSAATGVQLVLDSYQVHSVGIGADARGEANLSVRHGEVEYDGTGTSRDIIEASALAWLDVANRVLRQRQVAPAGAADALA, encoded by the coding sequence GTGAACACTTCTGCTTCTTCCCAGACCCCCCGCATCCGTATTTTCGACACCACCCTGCGCGACGGCGAGCAATCCCCCGGCTGCAGCATGACCCCGCCGCAGAAGCTGGTGATGGCGCGCGCCCTGGCCGAGCTGGGCGTGGACATCATCGAGACCGGCTTCCCGGCCAGCTCGCAGTCCGACCGCGAGGCGATGGCGCTGATCGGCCGCGAACTGCGCACGCCGACCCTGGCGGTGCTGTCGCGCTGCCTGGCCGCCGACATCGAGACCTCGGCACGGGCGCTGGAAGCGGCGGCCAATCCGCGCCTGCACGTGTTCCTGTCCACCAGCCCGCTGCACCGCGAGCACAAGCTGCGGATGAGCCGCGAGCAGGTGCTGGAGTCGGTACGCAAGCATGTCGCGCTGGCGCGCCAGTACGTGGACGACGTGGAGTTCTCGGCCGAGGACGCCACCCGCACCGAGGAGGATTTCCTGGCCGAGGTCGCCAGCGTGGCGATCGCCGCCGGCGCCACCACCATCAACCTGCCCGACACCGTCGGCTTCACCACCCCGGAAGAGATCCGCGGCATGTTCGCGCGGATCATCGCCAACGTCCCCGGCGCCGACCGGGTGGTGTTCAGCACCCACTGCCACAACGACCTGGGCCTGGCCGTGGCCAACTCGCTGGCCGCGGTGGAAGGCGGCGCGCGGCAGGTGGAATGCACCATCAACGGCATCGGCGAGCGCGCCGGCAACTGCGCGCTGGAAGAAATCACCATGGCGCTGAAGGTACGCAACGCCTTCTACGAACTGGACACCGCGATCCACACCCCGCGCATCGTCGCCACCTCGCAGTTGCTGCAGCGCCTGGTCGGCATGCCGGTGCAGCGCAACAAGGCGATCGTCGGCGGCAACGCCTTCGCCCACGAGTCGGGCATCCACCAGCACGGCATGCTGCGCCACCGCGGCACCTACGAGATCATGCGCCCGGAAGACGTGGGCTGGGAGTCCTCGCAGATGGTGCTGGGCCGCCACAGCGGCCGCGCCGCGGTCGAGCAGCGCCTGCGCGCGCTCGGCTACGTGCTGGACGAGGCCGAACTGAACATCGCCTTCGAGGCGTTCAAGGCGCTGTGCGAACAGCAGCGCGTGGTCAACGACGCCGACCTGCAGGCGATGATGCAGGACGCGCCGGAAAGCCAGGGCTACCGGCTGTCGTCGATGACCGTCAGCGACCGCGGCCAGCGCGCCAGCGCGCAGGTCGAGCTGTCCGACCCGGACGGCCAGCGGGTCAGCGAGCACGCCGAGGGCGACGGCCCGGTGGACGCGCTGTTCGCCGCGCTGTCGGCCGCCACCGGCGTGCAGCTGGTGCTGGACAGCTACCAGGTGCACAGCGTCGGCATCGGCGCCGACGCGCGCGGCGAGGCCAACCTCAGCGTGCGCCACGGCGAGGTCGAGTACGACGGCACCGGCACCAGCCGCGACATCATCGAGGCCAGCGCGCTGGCCTGGCTGGACGTGGCCAACCGCGTGCTGCGCCAGCGCCAGGTCGCGCCGGCCGGCGCCGCCGACGCGCTGGCCTGA
- the leuC gene encoding 3-isopropylmalate dehydratase large subunit, whose product MSATPRTLYDKLWDAHVVVPESAAAPAVLYIDLHLIHEVTSPQAFTELKARGLNPRRPDRTKATMDHSTPTLPRGADGKLPYYTQASEAQVDMLARNCADYGIELFDMGSDNRGIVHVIAPEQGFTQPGMTIVCGDSHTSTHGAFGALAFGIGTSEVGHVLATQCLLQRKARTMAITVDGPLAPGVGAKDVILHIIGVIGVNGGTGHVLEYRGSTIEAMDMEQRMTLCNMSIEAGARAGMVAPDQVTFDWVAKTPRGPKGADFEAAVQRWSQLRSDPGARFDAEVRIDARDIRPTLTWGTHPGTAIAVDVPIPAAQDPAAQKGLNYMHLEAGHALIGTPVDVVFVGSCTNGRLSDMRDVAQVLRGRKVAPHVRMLVVPGSEIVKRQAEAEGIHEVVRAAGAEWRESGCSMCIAMNGDLVAPGQLAVSTSNRNFEGRQGPGSRTLLASPLTAAWAAVNGKVSDPRALFAEVA is encoded by the coding sequence ATGTCCGCCACTCCCCGCACCCTGTACGACAAACTGTGGGACGCGCACGTCGTCGTCCCCGAAAGCGCCGCCGCGCCGGCGGTGCTGTACATCGATCTGCACCTGATCCACGAAGTGACCTCGCCGCAGGCGTTCACCGAGCTCAAGGCGCGCGGCCTGAACCCGCGCCGGCCCGACCGCACCAAGGCGACCATGGACCACTCCACGCCGACCCTGCCGCGCGGCGCCGACGGCAAGCTGCCGTACTACACCCAAGCCTCCGAGGCGCAGGTGGACATGCTCGCGCGCAACTGCGCCGACTACGGCATCGAACTGTTCGACATGGGCTCGGACAACCGCGGCATCGTCCACGTGATCGCGCCGGAACAGGGCTTCACCCAACCCGGCATGACCATCGTCTGCGGCGACAGCCACACCTCCACGCATGGCGCGTTCGGCGCGCTGGCGTTCGGCATCGGCACCAGCGAGGTCGGCCACGTGCTGGCCACGCAGTGCCTGCTGCAGCGCAAGGCCAGGACCATGGCGATCACCGTCGACGGGCCGCTGGCGCCGGGCGTCGGCGCCAAGGACGTGATCCTGCACATCATCGGCGTGATCGGGGTCAACGGCGGCACCGGCCACGTGCTGGAGTACCGCGGTTCCACCATCGAAGCGATGGACATGGAACAGCGCATGACCCTGTGCAACATGTCGATCGAAGCCGGCGCGCGCGCCGGCATGGTCGCGCCGGACCAGGTCACCTTCGACTGGGTCGCCAAGACCCCGCGCGGCCCCAAGGGCGCCGACTTCGAGGCCGCCGTGCAGCGCTGGTCGCAGCTGCGCAGCGATCCCGGCGCGCGCTTCGACGCCGAGGTGCGGATCGACGCGCGCGACATCCGCCCGACCCTGACCTGGGGCACCCACCCCGGCACCGCGATCGCGGTGGACGTGCCGATCCCGGCCGCGCAGGATCCGGCGGCGCAGAAGGGCCTGAACTACATGCACCTGGAAGCCGGGCATGCGCTGATCGGCACACCGGTGGACGTGGTGTTCGTCGGCTCCTGCACCAATGGCCGGCTCAGCGACATGCGCGACGTGGCGCAGGTGCTGCGCGGACGCAAGGTGGCGCCGCACGTGCGCATGCTGGTGGTGCCGGGCTCGGAGATCGTCAAGCGCCAGGCCGAGGCCGAAGGCATCCACGAGGTGGTGCGCGCGGCCGGTGCGGAATGGCGCGAGTCCGGCTGCTCGATGTGCATCGCCATGAACGGCGACCTGGTGGCGCCGGGACAACTGGCGGTGAGCACCAGCAACCGCAACTTCGAAGGCCGCCAGGGCCCGGGCTCGCGCACCCTGCTGGCCTCGCCGCTGACCGCGGCCTGGGCGGCGGTGAACGGCAAGGTCAGCGATCCGCGCGCGCTGTTCGCGGAGGTCGCGTGA
- a CDS encoding ACT domain-containing protein produces MRYQLDLVLKPIDGALLRAIGMAERRGFAPISISGAPVAEDAGRWHLQLVVDGTRPGETLRLQMEKVYDCESVRVTALDGVA; encoded by the coding sequence ATGCGTTACCAGCTTGACCTGGTGCTGAAACCGATCGACGGCGCACTGCTGCGCGCGATCGGCATGGCCGAACGCCGCGGCTTCGCGCCGATCTCGATCAGCGGCGCGCCGGTGGCCGAGGACGCCGGCCGCTGGCACCTGCAGTTGGTGGTGGACGGCACCCGCCCGGGCGAGACCCTGCGCCTGCAGATGGAAAAGGTCTACGACTGCGAGTCGGTGCGCGTGACCGCGCTGGATGGGGTGGCGTGA
- a CDS encoding two-component regulator propeller domain-containing protein: MEHGDRRHDIRDGAHALCRRLGVSLCLLLALCCASAAARAEAAAPLSERAVLERPVIAHWTMEEGLPHNLVHALAQDRDGMIWVGTWEGVARFDGRRFTVFDRQNTPGMELSGVFALLAEADGGMLVGTAYDGVFRYAAGRWEHLGDARAQRLRVTAMLRDADGGLWVGSEDGLFRIEADGRLVDVGAAAGLRNTRIAALLRYRDTVLVGTPQGLFRMTAHGTQAQRWGAAAMRTASIRRLTLDRHGGLLVASDEGVFWLGADGGLQWLRRGQRVDAALQDQDGQLWMSLSSGQLLRHAANGASEEVLSISGVVSPALIEDREGLVWVGSTDGLFRVAKGDAAGLTRQDGLGSDYVRVVQQNADGAIWIGHAAGLDRWQGGRIRPVRLSERAGRDPSVLALAAARDGGMWVGTYDQGVLLLSADGSIRQRLGEAAGVPRTMVRALLADADGGLWIGGNEGLQYRKGERTRAYGTADGLPGRQVQALYRDRAGTLWIGTNQGIATLAGDGTLQPRPSGRGFPAQNAFDFLEDADGTLWVASDRGLLRLRGGQWRIYDHRVGLPRDKLFRLLDDGNGNLWASSNRGLLRIARARLAELDAGQRSTLAVDVVDRSDGMPSGQSNGSSAPAGWRSRDGVLLIPTSAGLALIDPALPGRRNVRAPSLLISRVQVDGVAQPLRSDYRLQGGVARLAIGYAGLSFRSPDKVRYRYRLQGFDRQWVDAGSSEEAVYTNLPSGSYRLEIQAMTSPLDWSRSERIGSASLRLQLVPPFWERWPFVMLVALCVTGLILWWYRGRSRRYRRRQRRLNTIIAERTHELKAKNLALKLANLEREDLVRKLAYQAGHDALTGLPNRRTGDPYLNTALERALTTRMPLCVALLDIDHFKKINDAYGHEIGDEVLRRVGEALRAILGEQAFAARHGGEEFLLVLPGLDQEPARARLDALRLRMAGLVLYDDDGRAVRFTASIGFACVSPTLRTRRDLLMKADKHLYQAKREGRDRVVG, translated from the coding sequence ATGGAGCACGGGGATCGGCGTCACGATATTCGCGACGGCGCGCATGCGCTGTGTCGCCGCTTGGGCGTGAGTCTGTGCCTATTGCTAGCGCTGTGCTGCGCGAGTGCCGCCGCGCGCGCCGAAGCGGCCGCGCCGCTGAGCGAACGCGCGGTGCTCGAACGTCCGGTGATCGCGCACTGGACCATGGAAGAGGGGCTGCCGCACAACCTGGTGCATGCGCTCGCGCAGGACCGCGACGGCATGATCTGGGTCGGCACCTGGGAGGGCGTGGCGCGCTTCGACGGCCGCCGCTTCACCGTCTTCGATCGCCAGAACACCCCGGGCATGGAGTTGTCGGGGGTGTTCGCGCTGCTCGCCGAAGCCGACGGCGGCATGCTGGTCGGCACTGCCTACGACGGCGTGTTCCGCTATGCCGCCGGGCGCTGGGAGCATCTGGGCGATGCGCGCGCGCAGCGGCTGCGGGTAACCGCGATGCTGCGCGACGCCGACGGCGGGCTGTGGGTCGGCAGCGAGGACGGCCTGTTCCGGATCGAGGCCGATGGTCGCCTGGTCGACGTCGGCGCCGCCGCGGGGCTGCGCAACACCCGCATCGCCGCGCTGCTGCGCTACCGCGATACGGTGCTGGTGGGCACGCCGCAGGGGCTGTTCCGGATGACCGCGCACGGCACGCAGGCGCAGCGCTGGGGCGCGGCGGCGATGCGCACGGCGTCGATCCGGCGCCTGACCCTCGACCGCCACGGCGGCCTGCTGGTGGCCAGCGACGAGGGCGTGTTCTGGCTCGGCGCCGACGGCGGCCTGCAATGGCTGCGGCGTGGCCAGCGCGTCGATGCCGCGCTGCAGGACCAGGACGGCCAGCTGTGGATGAGCCTGTCCAGCGGGCAACTGTTGCGGCACGCGGCCAACGGCGCCAGCGAGGAGGTGCTGTCGATCTCCGGCGTGGTCAGCCCGGCGCTGATCGAGGACCGCGAGGGCCTGGTATGGGTCGGCAGCACCGACGGCCTGTTCCGCGTCGCCAAGGGCGACGCCGCTGGCCTGACTCGCCAGGACGGACTCGGCAGCGACTACGTGCGCGTGGTCCAGCAGAACGCCGACGGCGCGATCTGGATCGGCCATGCCGCCGGCCTGGACCGCTGGCAGGGTGGCCGCATCCGCCCAGTGCGGCTGAGCGAGCGCGCTGGCCGCGATCCGTCGGTGCTGGCGCTGGCCGCCGCCCGCGACGGCGGCATGTGGGTCGGCACCTACGACCAGGGCGTGCTGCTGCTGTCGGCCGACGGCAGCATCCGGCAGCGCCTGGGCGAGGCCGCGGGCGTGCCGCGGACCATGGTGCGCGCGCTGCTGGCCGATGCCGACGGCGGCCTGTGGATCGGCGGCAACGAGGGGCTGCAGTACCGCAAGGGCGAGCGCACGCGCGCCTACGGCACCGCCGACGGCCTGCCCGGGCGGCAGGTGCAGGCGCTGTACCGCGACCGCGCCGGTACGCTGTGGATCGGCACCAACCAGGGCATCGCCACGCTCGCGGGCGACGGCACGCTGCAGCCGCGGCCGAGCGGCCGCGGCTTCCCGGCGCAGAACGCCTTCGACTTCCTCGAAGACGCCGACGGCACGCTGTGGGTCGCCAGCGACCGCGGCCTGCTGCGGCTGCGCGGCGGGCAGTGGCGCATCTACGACCATCGCGTCGGCCTGCCGCGCGACAAGCTGTTCCGGCTGCTCGACGACGGCAACGGCAACCTGTGGGCGAGCAGCAACCGCGGCCTGCTGCGCATCGCACGTGCGCGCCTGGCGGAACTGGACGCTGGCCAGCGCAGCACCCTGGCGGTGGACGTGGTCGACCGCAGCGACGGCATGCCCAGCGGGCAGAGCAACGGCAGCAGCGCGCCGGCCGGCTGGCGCAGCCGCGACGGCGTGCTGCTGATCCCGACCTCGGCCGGGCTGGCGCTGATCGATCCGGCGCTGCCGGGCCGGCGCAACGTGCGTGCGCCGTCGCTGCTGATCTCGCGGGTGCAGGTGGATGGCGTGGCGCAGCCGCTGCGCAGCGACTACCGCCTGCAAGGCGGCGTCGCCCGGCTCGCGATCGGCTATGCCGGGCTGAGCTTCCGCTCGCCGGACAAGGTGCGCTATCGCTACCGCCTGCAGGGATTCGACCGGCAGTGGGTCGACGCCGGCAGCAGCGAGGAAGCCGTCTACACCAACTTGCCCTCGGGCAGCTACCGGCTGGAGATACAGGCGATGACCAGCCCGCTGGACTGGTCGCGCAGCGAACGCATCGGCAGCGCCTCGCTGCGCCTGCAACTGGTGCCGCCGTTCTGGGAGCGCTGGCCGTTCGTGATGCTGGTGGCGCTGTGCGTGACCGGCCTGATCCTGTGGTGGTACCGCGGCCGCAGCCGCCGCTACCGGCGCCGCCAGCGCCGGCTCAACACCATCATCGCCGAGCGCACCCACGAGCTGAAAGCCAAGAACCTGGCGCTGAAGCTGGCCAATCTCGAACGCGAGGACCTGGTGCGCAAGCTCGCCTACCAAGCCGGGCACGACGCGCTGACCGGCCTGCCCAACCGGCGCACCGGCGATCCGTACCTCAACACGGCGCTGGAGCGGGCGCTGACCACGCGCATGCCGTTGTGCGTGGCGTTGCTGGACATCGACCACTTCAAGAAGATCAACGACGCGTACGGCCACGAGATCGGCGATGAGGTGCTGCGCCGGGTCGGCGAGGCGCTGCGCGCCATCCTCGGCGAGCAGGCCTTCGCCGCGCGCCATGGCGGCGAGGAGTTCCTGCTGGTGCTGCCCGGCCTGGACCAGGAGCCGGCACGCGCGCGTCTGGACGCGCTGCGCCTGCGCATGGCCGGCCTGGTGCTGTACGACGACGACGGACGCGCGGTGCGCTTCACCGCCAGCATCGGCTTTGCCTGCGTGTCGCCGACCCTGCGCACCCGCCGCGACCTGCTGATGAAGGCCGACAAGCACCTGTACCAGGCCAAGCGCGAAGGTCGCGACCGGGTGGTCGGCTAG
- the ilvG gene encoding acetolactate synthase 2 catalytic subunit, whose translation MNSSAHGTPRNGARWLTQALEAEGVDTLFGYPGGTIMPFYDALVDSQLKHILVRHEQGAALAANGYARASGRVGVCVATSGPGASNLVTGIADAMLDSVPMICLTGQVATPLLGTDAFQELDVFGLTLPIVKHSFLVRHVDDLPQVLRDAFRIAREGRPGPVLIDLPKDVQLADAAHLPAHVPAAVPTPPAPQDAVLAEALAAIAGAEKPVIYGGGGIALGDAVDAFRQFVDATRIPTVLTLRGLGALPHAHPHYLGMLGMHGTRAANMAVQESDLLIVVGARFDDRATGKLAEFAPFARVIHLDADACEISKLRQADIAVPGDVAQALRALAAATSTCEAWHARCVGHREKFGARYDAPGQDIYAPGLLKRLSELAPADTVIACDVGQHQMWVAQHCRFNHPRNHLTSGALGTMGFGLPAAMGAQFACPDRTVVLVSGDGSFMMNVQELVTIARCKLPVKIVLLDNSSLGMVRQWQELFFAERYSEIDLSDNPDFAALAQVFGIPAKRITARGQVEDALAELLAQPGPALLHVAIDARANVWPLVPPNTANSTMLESNPAAQRQETTHALPA comes from the coding sequence ATGAACTCCTCCGCTCACGGCACGCCCCGCAACGGCGCGCGCTGGCTGACGCAGGCCCTGGAAGCCGAAGGCGTGGACACGCTGTTCGGCTATCCGGGCGGCACCATCATGCCGTTCTACGACGCGCTGGTAGACAGCCAGCTCAAGCACATCCTGGTCCGCCACGAACAGGGCGCGGCGCTGGCCGCCAACGGCTACGCCCGCGCCAGCGGCCGGGTCGGGGTGTGCGTCGCCACGTCCGGCCCGGGCGCGTCCAACCTGGTCACCGGCATCGCCGATGCGATGCTCGACTCGGTGCCGATGATCTGCCTGACCGGGCAGGTCGCCACGCCGCTGCTGGGCACCGACGCATTCCAGGAACTGGACGTGTTCGGGCTGACCCTGCCGATCGTCAAGCACAGCTTCCTGGTGCGGCACGTGGACGACCTGCCGCAGGTGCTGCGCGACGCGTTCCGCATCGCCCGCGAAGGGCGGCCGGGCCCGGTGCTGATCGACCTGCCCAAGGACGTGCAACTGGCCGATGCCGCGCATCTGCCGGCGCATGTGCCGGCGGCGGTGCCGACCCCGCCGGCGCCGCAGGATGCGGTGCTGGCCGAGGCGCTGGCGGCGATCGCCGGCGCCGAGAAGCCGGTGATCTACGGCGGCGGCGGCATCGCCCTGGGCGATGCGGTGGACGCGTTCCGCCAGTTCGTCGACGCCACCCGCATCCCCACCGTGCTGACCCTGCGCGGCCTGGGCGCGCTGCCGCACGCCCACCCGCATTACCTGGGCATGCTGGGCATGCACGGCACCCGCGCCGCCAACATGGCGGTACAGGAGTCGGACCTGCTGATCGTGGTCGGCGCCCGCTTCGACGACCGCGCCACCGGCAAGCTGGCCGAGTTCGCGCCGTTCGCGCGGGTCATCCACCTGGACGCCGACGCCTGCGAGATCTCCAAGCTGCGCCAGGCCGACATCGCCGTGCCCGGCGACGTGGCGCAGGCGCTGCGCGCACTGGCCGCGGCGACCAGCACCTGCGAGGCCTGGCACGCGCGCTGCGTCGGCCACCGCGAGAAGTTCGGCGCGCGCTACGACGCGCCCGGGCAGGACATCTACGCGCCCGGCCTGCTGAAGCGGCTGAGCGAACTGGCCCCGGCCGACACGGTGATCGCCTGCGACGTCGGCCAGCACCAGATGTGGGTGGCGCAGCACTGCCGTTTCAACCATCCGCGCAACCACCTGACCAGCGGCGCGCTGGGCACCATGGGCTTCGGCCTGCCGGCGGCGATGGGCGCGCAGTTCGCCTGCCCCGACCGCACCGTGGTGCTGGTCAGCGGCGACGGCAGCTTCATGATGAACGTGCAGGAGCTGGTCACCATCGCCCGCTGCAAGCTGCCGGTGAAGATCGTGCTGCTGGACAACAGTTCGCTGGGCATGGTGCGGCAATGGCAGGAACTGTTCTTCGCCGAGCGCTACAGCGAGATCGACCTGTCCGACAACCCGGATTTCGCCGCGCTGGCGCAGGTGTTCGGCATCCCGGCCAAGCGCATCACCGCGCGCGGCCAGGTCGAGGACGCGCTGGCCGAGCTGTTGGCGCAGCCGGGCCCGGCGCTGCTGCACGTGGCCATCGACGCGCGCGCCAACGTGTGGCCGCTGGTGCCGCCCAACACCGCCAACAGCACCATGCTGGAAAGCAATCCCGCCGCCCAGCGCCAGGAGACGACACATGCGTTACCAGCTTGA